The sequence ccctgccctgcccctctgAGCGTGTGCTTTCTCTGCAGGCTGCATGTTGTGCCTGGGTCAGTCCACCTTCCTCCGCTTTAACCACCCAGCTGAAGCCAAGTGGATGAAGAGCATGATCCCGGCAGGGGGCCGGGCCCCTGGCCCCCACTACGGTCCTGGCCCAGGTAGGTACCCAGTTGGGGCAGGTGGCTGGTTTGGTGGCACCCCGTGGATAGTCCTCCCCCTTGCCCACTCCAGCCATACTTGAAGTGTCAGGGTGGGACAATACTCATGATCTGGGCTTGCTGCCACCTGCCATGGGCCACTGGGGGAGAGTGCCAGGCAGTCTGGCCACGGGGAGAGATCCAAGAAGTGCTGCTTGGCTGGAACTAGGGAGAATCATGTGCCTGAGGGATGGGGGTGCTCTGCCAGCCTGTGTCCCACTGCCCTGGACGGTGCCACCTCAGTGTCCGGGACCCTGACCCTCTTATGTCACCACCAGGGATCCTCACCCTTGAGGGTGGCCTGAGGGGGCAGAAGGAAGCATCAGACTGAGATGCTGTAAGCTCGAGGCGGGGGGGCCCCACCTGCTTGTGATCGTGTCTTTGGGCtctgccccgcccccaggccATGCCAGGCCATGCCAGCTGATGACTCAGTGGGGCAGCTGCACTTTGTGTGTGAATTACTGATCCCTAGAGGAGAGTCGGTGATTGTCCCAGGGAACCAGCACAGCCCCCGCCTCAGCCCAGCTGCCTTGGGGTGGGGTGCAGACCAGGAGGCTGCCCATGGGCCTGCCACCCCAGACTTTGCACAGGCTTTCAGATGCTGTGGGGTGACAGGGGTCATCATGGTACTGGAACAGGTGGACGTGTGTGTCAGGTACATCAAGCGGGCTGGCATCAGTGATTTCAATGGATTGCCTGGGGATCTGAGGAAAGATGGGTGGTCACTGGGATCACCGGTATCCATGGCAACCCCTCTGCCTTGGTCCCACACAGTCCCCATAATTTTGGACCAGACTCAGGCTTACAgaggctttcccttctcctccgccTCCTGTATACTAGACTCTTGGGAGCTCAGAAGCCTGGGTTTCCAGTCCACTCCCTGGGTAGCTCTACCCTACCTTAAATTGTCATGCCACTCTCTCAGCTGTTTGGGGCAGTGGTTCCAGAGACTCCTGGTTGGTTGATGAGGGCTGGGGCAGGGCAAAAGCAGGCTCCTGCTGGCGTGGCTTAATGGTCTAATTGGAGGCCCTGAGCTGCACCTAGTTGCTAACCAGCCTGGCTTTCAGGAACTGGCCTTCAGGGCCAGGCCCCTCCCTTGCCTCTGATTGGATAAAGTGCTACTGTACGCACTGTCACCCAGCCCTGgaggctatgtgtgtgtgtttttttttccctgggtCTCTGCTGCGTGTTGGGAGGCGCTAATGTCCTAATAAACGGGGACCCCTTGGAACTTCTGGCCTGCTCCCTAGCATGGCCCCCTGCTCTTTGTAAAATTCGTGCCTGCCCTTTCTGAAGGAGAGGTCAAGGAGGTTGGGGAAACCAAGGCAGGGAGGAACCTAGAGGTGCCCATCACTGTTGCCAGCTCTGTCCTAAGTCATAAAATGTTAGAGCCAGAGGAGCATTCTTCCTGTACAGAAGGCAAAACCAAGAACAGGCGACTTGGGGAAGGTGGTGCAGCAGCAGGTCAGGGGCAGAGCTGGCCCCAGGACTGAGAACTGCCGGCTGGTTTTCCAGGGCCCTGGCAGCCCCGCCCTGCTAGCAGGAGGTGGGGAGCGCCGGCTCTTGTGTATATGCAGCTCCCTAGGGCCCAGGAGGTGAAGATGGGGCCTGAGGCTGTTTGCATTTCCCTTCACAGAATCCGAAAGCCTGGTGAACGGGAACCACACCCCTCAGCCTGCAACCCGGGGACCCTCTGCCTGTGGCAGCCACAGTTCCCTGGTGAGCTCTATTGAGAAGGACCTGCAGGAAATCATGGACTCACTGGtgctagaggagcctggagctgcTGGCAAGAAGCCTGCCGCCACATCCCCACTGTCACCAATGGCCAATGGCGGGCGCTACCTGCTGTCCCCCCCAACCAGCCCCGGCGCCATGTCTGTGGGCTCCAGCTATGAGAACACCTCTCCGGCCTTCTCTCCACTCTCCTCGCCAGCCAGCAGTGGGAGCTGTGCCAGCCACTCACCCAGCGGGCAGGAACCAGCACCTTCCCTGCCCCCCCTGGTGCCCGCCCGGTCCTCCAGCTACCATCTGGCCCTGCAGCCCCCACAGTCCCGACCGAGCGGCGCTCGCCCCTCTGAGAGCCCCCGGCTGGGCAGGAAGGGGGGTCACGAGAGGCCTCCCAGCCCTGGTCTCCGAGGTCTGCTGACAGACAGCCCTGCAGCTACTGTCCTGGCCGAGGCCCGCAGAGCCACCGAGAGCCCCCGGCCGGGTGGGCAGCTGCCTGTGGTGGCGATCAGCCTTAGTGAATACCCTGCTTCCAGTGCCCGGGGCCCACCCACCAGCATTCCCAGCAGCCCCAAGTTCCAGCCGCCAGTCCCTGCACCCCGAAATAAGATTGGCACGCTCCAGGACCGCCCTCCCAGCCCTTTCCGGGAGCCGCCAGGCGCTGAGCGGGTGCTGACCACCAGCCCCTCACGCCAGCTGGTGGGCCGAACATTTTCAGATGGCTCAGCCACCCGCACCCTACAGCCTCCAGAGAGCCCCCGCCTTGGCCGGCGGGGCCTGGACAGCATGAGAGAACTGCCTCCCTTGAGCCCATCTCTGTCCCGCAGGGCTCTCTCCCCCATGCCCGCCCGGACCGCCCCAGATCCCAAACTAACCAGGGATGTGGCAGAGAGCCCCCGCTCCCGGCGCTGGGCAGCCCACGGGGCTTCACCGGAGGACTTCTCCCTGACACTGGGGGCCCGGGGCCGTAGGACACGGAGCCCCTCGCCCACACTCGGGGAGTCCCTAGCACCCCGCAAGGGCAGCTTCAGCGGCAGACTGAGCCCAGCTTACAGTCTGGGCTCCTTGACAGGGGCTTCACCCCGCCAGAGCCCCCGCGCCCAGAGGAAGCTCTCCAGCGGGGACCTGCGGGTGCCCATCACCCGGGAGCGGAAAAACAGCATCACGGAGATCAGTGACAATGAGGATGACCTCCTGGAGTACCACCGGCGGCAGCGCCAAGAGCGGCTTCGGGAGCAGGAGATGGAGAGGCTGGTGAGCCATGCCAGGGAGGCTGCGGGCATCACGACAGGCGCTCTGCCAGGGTGTGGGCGGGCCAGCTGGCAAGGAGGGAGGGGCGCGTGGACagagcctgggcttcccaggcttcTCTACTTCCAGGGTACACCACAGTGACCTGGATGCCAAGGCTCTGGTCCCCTGAAGCCCTTCCTTTGAAGTCTCGAAGGCCTTATTTCAAATGCATGCTAACTTTGCATTTATTCTGTAACACAGTGTTTGTTTTCATGTATAAATTAACATTTCACATGATTAATTGGAATACAGGGAAGCTCTAGGAAAACACACCATGTTTAGGATGAGGCTTGTACTTCTCAGTTTGAGAACACAGGGCTTAATGATTAGAAGgttgaagcccagagaggggagtggatttgttcaaggtcacacagcatgtcCTGGCAGAACTGGACTTGAACCCATACCTCCTGTCTTTCTCTCCTGTCTTCTCcaggcttttctttaaaaaagcctCTGGTCCTTCTTTCTTGCTTCCctttgttgttgtggttgtttagtcgctcagtcaggtcagactctttatgaccccatggactgcagcccgccagactacctgtccatggaattttccaggcaaaaatactggagtgggttgccatttgtttctctttGGCCTCTCTCAATGGGTGGGAGCTGCTCACCTTGGCCTATGCAGGATCATCTGGAGATGGGGGGAGAAGGAGAAAACACGACAGGCAGCCCTGGCTGATCCGTGACCAGTCTGTGTGATAGTaattgtgtgtgtgcgcacgcacacacacgcacgcatggGTGTATTTGGGGGCTGGGTGTGGCTCTGGGCAGCTGTCCTGGAGATGGCATCTgagctgggtgggggctgggattCCCCAGATAGCGCAGGGAGCTTGGGGGCTCTGGCTGGTGTCTATACCCTGGAGCACATGCACAGGGAAATAGCTTCTGCGTCTTTCCCTTGTGAGCAGGAAAGCAGGGTCCCTGGGGGCCCCGGGACCCAAGGATTGGTTTAAGGAGGAGAGTCAGAACAGAGGAGGTTTGTCTGGAGCCCTTTTGGAAGGAGGAGGCTGGGACAGCTTTGGGTGAGGTGAGGGtgtgagacagtgtgtgtgtattggggAGGGGGGTTGGGGAAGGATGAGGCAGGGCCCCCAGTCTTTTCCACGGCTGTATCTTCTGTTTTTGCCTTGGCCTAGACAAGAATGCTTGACCCGCCCTGGGGTCTCATCCTGGAGGGGGGACAGTGAACCTGGAGCAGGCAGTGTGGTGGGCCCAGCCTCCCCCAACTCCACTCAGCCTTCccaccaccgcccccaccccacccccaggtgcCTCACCAGCCCTGACCTGCCCCACCTGCCACTTTAAATCTCAGAGGCTGCCtgccctgctcctcccacctcaaCCAGGCTGCTTATCTGTGTCCTGAGGCAGGGGCGGGGGCACTGGCCCAGCCTCCTGGGTGCTGAGACTCTGTTCCTGGTTTTGGTGCCATGGAACTGGGCAAGCAGCAGGAAGGAAGCTGGGTAAGAGCCTGGGGCGGGGGGTCCTGACCAAACCGTGGTGAGAGACACCAGAGGTGGTGGGACGCCAGGGAGTCAAGGGAGCCTGGGGGGGAGGCTCCACGTCTGGGGTGTAATGAGGGGAGCCGGGGCATGCCTGTACTGTCCTGTCTTCACTTCCAAGGCCCCTGGGAGGTGTCTGGGTGGGCTTTGTATAGGGACAGGGTGGATGGAGGAGTGGCTGGGCCAGGGACCCGCTATGCCGGCAGAGAGCCGAGAGCTGCCAGCAGGTGACGGGGAGCTGGCAGACGGGAGTGAGGACTGCGGCTCAGGCCTCTGGGGCAGGGTGAGCCGGTGTCAGGTCGCCGTGGGCCCCCGAGTCTGTGTTCCGGCCCCGTCTGTGTGGGCGCCCACCCGTCTGTGTGCTAGGCTGTGTTTATCCGAGTGAGTGTGTGCCAGTGTGCGTCCGTGCGTGTCAGGGctggtgtctgtgtgtgcctgccTGTTACTGCCGGCCGGGGCTCATGCTGTGTCCTCGTGTGTCAGCGCTGCTGTGCTGGGGTGTCTCTGTGGGTCCCTGTGTCAGCGTGAGCACCTGAAGTGTTTATCTGTATTCTCACCGTGGTCTTTAGTGAGAACGTGCTCACCAGCGTGCGCTCCTgagtgtgtctctctgtgtccaCGGGGACACCCACCTTGGGACAGGATgagaagggagaggagacaggaaggCAGGAGGCGCTGGTCACCTGGCAGGGGGCACACAGCCTGGCTCCCCCTGCCTGCCTCGGAGCCACCTGCCCTCCCTCCGTCTGCCTCCCCAGACCTCGGGGGGCAGGGCCCTCCTGACTTGATTCTGAGTCCGAGCCCCTGGTGTCTGCGTCCTTGCTCCTGACGAGATGCCAGACCTGGGTCTAGGCAGCCTCCTGGCCCCAGGACCATCTGCTCATGCCTGCTCTGCCCGCCCTTCCAGGAACGCCAGCGCCTGGAGACCATCCTGAACCTGTGCGCCGAGTACAGCCGGGCAGATGGGGAACCCGAGGCCGGGGAGCTGCCCAGCATAGGGGAGGCAGCCGCAGCCTTGGCCCTGGCCGGCCGGAGGCCCTCACGAGGCCTCGCGGTGGGCCCTGGGGCCCCGGGCCGCAgcagtgaggagcctggaggtgccGCCCAGCGCCTGTGGGAGAGTGTGGAGCGCTCGGACGAGGAGAATCTCAAGGAGGAATGCAGTAGCACTGAGAGCACCCAGCAGGAGGTGGGAGCCAGCCGGCCGGGCCTCGGGCCGGGcgcagggccagggccagggctgggcgcggggccgggggccggggccAAGCGGGCAGGCATGGGTGGGTACCTCGCCCTGCGAGTGGGCAGTAACAGAAGTTTGGGACACCCAGGAATGAGAGGTGTAGAAATGAGGAGGCAAGGAACAGGGGGAGGTGCTGATGAGTTTCCCAAGCTATAAATATGCTTTATGACCTACCTTTTCCTTGGGGCCCCACCCAGGCCTGGCTCTCGGCAGTGAGTCGTTATTCCTTGCAGCCGAGAGCCGTGTTGCTCTCCTTGTAGGGAGGGGAATTTCCTCCTCTCAGTCCAGCTGCTCCTTCTGAGTGTCCTGAGACTCAGCGATCCATTTTCTTAGTCTCGTCCTGGGAGGCTCTAGGCTCCCCCAAGCTGAtggcccccctcccctccagcaCGAGGATGCCCCCGGCGCCAAGCTCCAGGGAGAGGTGCTGGCCCTGGAAGAGGAGCGGGCTCAGGTGCTGGGGCGAGTAGAGCAGCTCAAAGTCCGGGTGAAGGAGCTGGAACAGCAGCTGCAGGAGTCGGCCCGAGAGGTGAGAGCAAGGGCCCTGGGCGGGACTCCTCCCAGGCTTGGTGATCACCCCAAGCGTGGCCTGAGCTGCCCTGAGTGGCCTTGACATGGACCCTGCTGTGGCCTGCAGGCTGAAATGGAGCGGGCGCTGctgcagggggagagggaggctgaGCGGGCACTGCTGCAGAAAGAGCAGAAGGCGGTGGACCAGCTACAGGAGAAGCTGATGACCTTGGAGACGAGCATCCAGAAGGAGAGGGACAAGGTAACCCACAACCTGGCCTGGCTCTGTGCTGGGCGCCAGCGGcctggaagaggaggagaagtgCCCTTCACCCCTTACCTCATCGTCCATcccgcaggggcagggggccttgTCCTCGGTGGAAAGTACCAGCGTGGAGGGTGCTGCCAGGGTCTGGGCTGGTGTCTGGGGTCTCCTCTGCCTGGGTTTCTGTTCTTCCTCTGGGTGCCTGGGTGCCTGCCATTCTGGGCCCTCCATGCCCCTTCTTGGAAGTGTCGAAGCCCCTTCTTGGGTGGTGAGCACTGCCCAGGGGACCGGTGCTGGGGAGTGATTCAGGTCCAGTCCCTGCATTGGAGGACATCCCCTCCAAGCAGAGCTCTGGGACTCAGGATGTGAACTTTGGGAGATGGCCCTCGAGTCTCTGCTTCCCCTGAGCCTTCAGGATCTGCAGCCTCCCATCCCAGGGGGTCCCagctcctgcccctgcccctttCAGATTTCCTGCCAGCCTGCAGGGGCCGCTCCGTCCCACAGGGGCCATGCCAGCCACTCCCAAGATGCCCAACAACGTGCCAAAAGCTCCGAAGTGGAGAGGGGCCACCTCTTTCTGGACTTGACAGTATTTTTCCAAGAATTAATTTTCCTTCTGGATTTTTTGGAGAGtgtcttcctcctgcctctcaattttgaagctcttaaaaatTCTTTGACCCTCccatcctttttttaatttttttattttttgagctttGGCTCTGGCCCCCAAAACCACACTCCCAAATTCTGTGCCAAATTAACTCCACGCTTACCAACCAGGCCTGCACTAACGCCCTCTCTAATCACTGTCCTGGGCTCTCCGCATGCCCCTAACTGCCAGTACCACCCACCCAGGCAGGGCTGAGCCGTGCCTGCTTTTGCACTAACTCCATGGGCACCTGTGTGCCCTTGGCCTCTCCCGTCTAATGTTGCCTCCTTCCTTTCTTGGTGTGGGACCCCAGGGTTTTGATCAGAAAGGAACGGACAGCAGGTGCAGCTGAATTTTCTCAAGGGGGCATTGGCAGGAGGGGTCCAAGATTGGGGGAGGTTGGCTTGGCTGAGGAGCCTCTCAGCCTGAAGACCTCCTCTCAGTTGGAAAAGCCAGGGTGTGGCCTCCATAGCCTGTTGGCAGTTTCCTACACAGAGGAGAGGCAGGCTGAGCTCCAGCCATCGTCTGCCTTCCCTTCTGAGCACAGGGGTAAGGAGGTCAGTGGTGGTGGCATGGCCGGGGAGGGCGTGGACAGGGTCTCTCTGCCACCCAGTGGCTACCCTTCCGAGTtttcctctggggcttcccaacTGCAGATACTCCAACCAGAGGGTGGGAAGAAGGGGTAGGCCTCTTCCCTATAGGGCATCGTAGGCTGAGTCCAAGCCTGGGGAAGTGCTTGGATCTCAGAAACTGGCCTGATCATGTCCCCCTCTCCTGGATGGGGATGGGGACCTCATGGGACGGAGGGGTGGGTAGACGAAACATGAGGACTCCGGGGTGATGCTCAGCATTTTAGCAGGAACCTGCCTAGCCTCATTTCTCATTGCACTGGCATTGCCTGGAGGTGTGGACTTTGTCTTCTCTTTGGGCCCAATTattgaggtggtggtggtgatggagataGATGGTGGTGGCCATGGTGATGGCAATGGGGAAGGTTCCCTCAGCAGCACCCCCTCCttgcccctgcccccgccccagccctTGGCCCCACTCTGGCTTTGGAATCTGTAATCACAGTCTCTCCTCTGCCTGACCTTCAGAGGGGGTGACTCACCAGCCCCCGCTTCATTCCCCTTCCCGCCCTCAGAGGTGTCATCTCACCCCAGACAGAGCCATCCACCTCCTCTCTGTACCCACTCCTGGGGCTCCTATTACCATGGCGACGGCCGAACTAATTGCAGCCCTCATCCTGCTGAAGTTCAGGCTGCAGtgccagcaccccacccccaccctgggcagGAGTGGGGGAGGCCAAGGGGGTTGGGTTGGGGTCCCCTCCGCTGCACTGCCCTGGCTTTAACATCCTCGGCTCGCAACTCACACCCAACCCCTGGATTTAACCTTCACCAATTCTACCCTTTTTTTCCAGGGCTAAATTTTGGTCTCTGGGCAGTGGGAGAAGGgggcggaggggcgggggggggggcgcaggAGCTGGAGGCTCCGGGTTTGTGATGTGGAACCAGCTTTGGCTTTGAGCGGTTTGGAGAGAAAACAGAGGGCCTCTTCGTAGGACCCACCCCCAAACCTCTCTAGTGAGGGGATTACAAGAGACCAACATTTCTGCCCGGACCCACACCCTTGCTTCGGACACCGTCGCCTGCACCTGAGTCCCGTCTCGCACCCCGGCTCCTCGCCTTTCCCAGTCggcacctcctcctccttttggCTCTGTCCTCTTTCGGTCCTGTTGCTTCTCTGCTCCCGCCCGctcgccccgcgccccgccccgcgccgccgCGGCCCCGGGCCGGAGTTGAGGAGTGTGTGTTCTGTTTCTCCCCTGTGCCCGCCCCCTCCGCCTCCGGCGACCAGGAGAGGGCGGAGCTGGCCGCGGGACGGAGGCACCTGGAGGCCCGCCAGGCGCTCTACGCCGAGCTCCAGACGCAGCTCGATAACTGCCCCGAGTCTGTGCGGGAACAGTTACAGGAGCAGCTGAGAAGGGTCAGTTTCACCaagcccccctccccgcccccgagGGCCGCCCGCCCGGAAGAGAGGAGCGGTGGGCCGGGAGCGCCCGGGCCCTGCAGTACCTGCCGGACGCCAGGGTCGGTGCTGTGGCTTGGAGGGGacagggaaggatggggggatTGGGGATGGAGGTTCTCCTTTCTGCTGCTGCAGGCCGCGCTGCCCGGGAAAGCGGCAGGGCCTAGCGGAGGaaagggggcagggtgggggcagggcccctCCTCCGTTTCCCCGGGTCCGGCCCCCAGAGCTCTCGCCTCTGTGGCCTGGCCTTCCAGGCGCAGAGTGGGATCGTGAGCACCACCCGACCCCCTTTGTCACTGTCATTCAAGGAGGCCGAGGCCCTGGAGACAGAGACGAAGCTCTTCGAGGACTTGGAGTTCCAGCAGCTGGAGCGGGAGAGCCGTGTGGAGGAGGAGCGCGAGCTGGCGGGCCAGGGGCTGCTCCGGAGCAAGGCCGAACTGCTCCGCAGCATCACCAAGAGGAAGGTGCGCCAGCCCCATCCCTGGCAGTGCCGGCTTGACCTCACCTGGCTGAGCCTgggtctcttcatctgtaaaacaggaacaATAACAGGCTGTTGAGCATTAAAGAAGATGATGTATGTGGAAACAGCATAGGCTGTGATCATAGTAAGCTCTGGAGGAACAACAATAGACATTGTTTAGAAGCTGTGACACCCCTGGTCCTCTAGTGGAAAGTGGATGGGGCTCACATTCGGAGCTGGGCACTGGCTGGCCCAGGAAGTGAGAGATGCAGATGGAGGACGAGGAGGAGGGGGGTGAAGAGGACGCTTGCCCCTTGTGGAGCTCTCTGTCTGATGGAAGTGCTGGGACACGGA comes from Dama dama isolate Ldn47 chromosome 1, ASM3311817v1, whole genome shotgun sequence and encodes:
- the PHLDB1 gene encoding pleckstrin homology-like domain family B member 1 isoform X3, with product MDTLNRNQVGPGCKTPALVQKGPLDLIETGKGLKVQTDKPHLVSLGSGRLSTAITLLPLEEGRTVIGSAARDISLQGPGLAPEHCYIENLRGTLTLYPCGNACTIDGLPVRQPTRLTQGCMLCLGQSTFLRFNHPAEAKWMKSMIPAGGRAPGPHYGPGPESESLVNGNHTPQPATRGPSACGSHSSLVSSIEKDLQEIMDSLVLEEPGAAGKKPAATSPLSPMANGGRYLLSPPTSPGAMSVGSSYENTSPAFSPLSSPASSGSCASHSPSGQEPAPSLPPLVPARSSSYHLALQPPQSRPSGARPSESPRLGRKGGHERPPSPGLRGLLTDSPAATVLAEARRATESPRPGGQLPVVAISLSEYPASSARGPPTSIPSSPKFQPPVPAPRNKIGTLQDRPPSPFREPPGAERVLTTSPSRQLVGRTFSDGSATRTLQPPESPRLGRRGLDSMRELPPLSPSLSRRALSPMPARTAPDPKLTRDVAESPRSRRWAAHGASPEDFSLTLGARGRRTRSPSPTLGESLAPRKGSFSGRLSPAYSLGSLTGASPRQSPRAQRKLSSGDLRVPITRERKNSITEISDNEDDLLEYHRRQRQERLREQEMERLERQRLETILNLCAEYSRADGEPEAGELPSIGEAAAALALAGRRPSRGLAVGPGAPGRSSEEPGGAAQRLWESVERSDEENLKEECSSTESTQQEHEDAPGAKLQGEVLALEEERAQVLGRVEQLKVRVKELEQQLQESAREAEMERALLQGEREAERALLQKEQKAVDQLQEKLMTLETSIQKERDKERAELAAGRRHLEARQALYAELQTQLDNCPESVREQLQEQLRRVSFTKPPSPPPRAARPEERSGGPGAPGPCSTCRTPGRPRPWRQRRSSSRTWSSSSWSGRAVWRRSASWRARGCSGARPNCSAASPRGRSAWWSWTVRLGRSGPRLCRSQNALPGIRMPPCSCCRRRRRNWLCWKEDTTRSQVAGLSQRPRPPSKRFTAPRWMARPPAPCHAPAAGRSPPPLAHLPPPPSSAWLPWAAAPHPRALCSPRTAPAAFLATWQPPCRTLRPSASWPCSRRGSR
- the PHLDB1 gene encoding pleckstrin homology-like domain family B member 1 isoform X1, which produces MDTLNRNQVGPGCKTPALVQKGPLDLIETGKGLKVQTDKPHLVSLGSGRLSTAITLLPLEEGRTVIGSAARDISLQGPGLAPEHCYIENLRGTLTLYPCGNACTIDGLPVRQPTRLTQGCMLCLGQSTFLRFNHPAEAKWMKSMIPAGGRAPGPHYGPGPESESLVNGNHTPQPATRGPSACGSHSSLVSSIEKDLQEIMDSLVLEEPGAAGKKPAATSPLSPMANGGRYLLSPPTSPGAMSVGSSYENTSPAFSPLSSPASSGSCASHSPSGQEPAPSLPPLVPARSSSYHLALQPPQSRPSGARPSESPRLGRKGGHERPPSPGLRGLLTDSPAATVLAEARRATESPRPGGQLPVVAISLSEYPASSARGPPTSIPSSPKFQPPVPAPRNKIGTLQDRPPSPFREPPGAERVLTTSPSRQLVGRTFSDGSATRTLQPPESPRLGRRGLDSMRELPPLSPSLSRRALSPMPARTAPDPKLTRDVAESPRSRRWAAHGASPEDFSLTLGARGRRTRSPSPTLGESLAPRKGSFSGRLSPAYSLGSLTGASPRQSPRAQRKLSSGDLRVPITRERKNSITEISDNEDDLLEYHRRQRQERLREQEMERLERQRLETILNLCAEYSRADGEPEAGELPSIGEAAAALALAGRRPSRGLAVGPGAPGRSSEEPGGAAQRLWESVERSDEENLKEECSSTESTQQEHEDAPGAKLQGEVLALEEERAQVLGRVEQLKVRVKELEQQLQESAREAEMERALLQGEREAERALLQKEQKAVDQLQEKLMTLETSIQKERDKERAELAAGRRHLEARQALYAELQTQLDNCPESVREQLQEQLRREAEALETETKLFEDLEFQQLERESRVEEERELAGQGLLRSKAELLRSITKRKERLVVLDSQAGQIRSQAVQESERLARDKNAALQLLQKEKEKLAMLERRYHSLTGGRPFPKTTSTLKEVYRSKMDGEATSPLPRTRSGPLPSSSGSSSSSSQLSVATLGRSPSPKSTLLAQNGTSSLPRNLAATLQDIETKRQLALQQKGQQVIEEQRRRLAELKQKAAAEAQCQWDALHGAAPFPTGPTGFPPLMHHSILHHLPASRERGEEGEHAYDTLSLESSDSMETSISTGGNSVCSPDNMSSASGLDMGKIEEMEKMLKEAHAEKSRLMESREREMELRRQALEEERRRREQVERRLQSESARRQQLVEKEVKMREKQFSQARPLTRYLPIRKEDFDLKTHIESSGHGVDTCLHVVLSSKVCRGYLVKMGGKIKSWKKRWFVFDRLKRTLSYYVDKHETKLKGVIYFQAIEEVYYDHLRSAAKSPNPALTFCVKTHDRLYYMVAPSAEAMRIWMDVIVTGAEGYTQFMN
- the PHLDB1 gene encoding pleckstrin homology-like domain family B member 1 isoform X2, whose translation is MDTLNRNQVGPGCKTPALVQKGPLDLIETGKGLKVQTDKPHLVSLGSGRLSTAITLLPLEEGRTVIGSAARDISLQGPGLAPEHCYIENLRGTLTLYPCGNACTIDGLPVRQPTRLTQGCMLCLGQSTFLRFNHPAEAKWMKSMIPAGGRAPGPHYGPGPESESLVNGNHTPQPATRGPSACGSHSSLVSSIEKDLQEIMDSLVLEEPGAAGKKPAATSPLSPMANGGRYLLSPPTSPGAMSVGSSYENTSPAFSPLSSPASSGSCASHSPSGQEPAPSLPPLVPARSSSYHLALQPPQSRPSGARPSESPRLGRKGGHERPPSPGLRGLLTDSPAATVLAEARRATESPRPGGQLPVVAISLSEYPASSARGPPTSIPSSPKFQPPVPAPRNKIGTLQDRPPSPFREPPGAERVLTTSPSRQLVGRTFSDGSATRTLQPPESPRLGRRGLDSMRELPPLSPSLSRRALSPMPARTAPDPKLTRDVAESPRSRRWAAHGASPEDFSLTLGARGRRTRSPSPTLGESLAPRKGSFSGRLSPAYSLGSLTGASPRQSPRAQRKLSSGDLRVPITRERKNSITEISDNEDDLLEYHRRQRQERLREQEMERLERQRLETILNLCAEYSRADGEPEAGELPSIGEAAAALALAGRRPSRGLAVGPGAPGRSSEEPGGAAQRLWESVERSDEENLKEECSSTESTQQEHEDAPGAKLQGEVLALEEERAQVLGRVEQLKVRVKELEQQLQESAREAEMERALLQGEREAERALLQKEQKAVDQLQEKLMTLETSIQKERDKEAEALETETKLFEDLEFQQLERESRVEEERELAGQGLLRSKAELLRSITKRKERLVVLDSQAGQIRSQAVQESERLARDKNAALQLLQKEKEKLAMLERRYHSLTGGRPFPKTTSTLKEVYRSKMDGEATSPLPRTRSGPLPSSSGSSSSSSQLSVATLGRSPSPKSTLLAQNGTSSLPRNLAATLQDIETKRQLALQQKGQQVIEEQRRRLAELKQKAAAEAQCQWDALHGAAPFPTGPTGFPPLMHHSILHHLPASRERGEEGEHAYDTLSLESSDSMETSISTGGNSVCSPDNMSSASGLDMGKIEEMEKMLKEAHAEKSRLMESREREMELRRQALEEERRRREQVERRLQSESARRQQLVEKEVKMREKQFSQARPLTRYLPIRKEDFDLKTHIESSGHGVDTCLHVVLSSKVCRGYLVKMGGKIKSWKKRWFVFDRLKRTLSYYVDKHETKLKGVIYFQAIEEVYYDHLRSAAKSPNPALTFCVKTHDRLYYMVAPSAEAMRIWMDVIVTGAEGYTQFMN